The following coding sequences lie in one Hippopotamus amphibius kiboko isolate mHipAmp2 chromosome 17, mHipAmp2.hap2, whole genome shotgun sequence genomic window:
- the SP6 gene encoding transcription factor Sp6, translated as MLTAVCGSLGSQHSDAPSASPPRLDLQPLQTYQGHTSPEAGDYPSPLQPGELQSLPLGPEVDFSQGYELPGASSRVTCEDLESDSPLAPGPFSKLLQPDMSHHYESWFRPTHPGTEDGSWWDLHPGTSWMDLPHTQGALTSPGHPGALQAGLGGYVGDHQLCAPPPHPHPHHLLPAAGGQHLLGPPDGAKGLEGAAPESQGLDTSLDGAARPKSSRRSVPRSSGQTVCRCPNCLEAERLGAPCGPDGGKKKHLHNCHIPGCGKAYAKTSHLKAHLRWHSGDRPFVCNWLFCGKRFTRSDELQRHLQTHTGTKKFPCAVCSRVFMRSDHLAKHMKTHEGAKEEAAGAAGEGKAGAAEAPGGKGKREAEGSAAPSN; from the coding sequence ATGCTAACCGCCGTCTGCGGCTCTCTGGGCAGCCAGCACTCGGACGCGCCTTCTGCCTCTCCGCCGCGCCTCGACCTGCAGCCTCTCCAAACATACCAGGGCCACACGAGTCCGGAGGCCGGGGACTACCCCTCCCCGCTGCAGCCTGGAGAGCTGCAGAGCCTCCCGCTGGGCCCCGAGGTGGACTTCTCACAGGGCTATGAGCTGCCGGGGGCCTCCTCTCGGGTAACCTGCGAGGACCTGGAAAGCGACAGTCCCTTGGCCCCGGGACCCTTTTCCAAGCTCCTGCAGCCGGACATGTCACATCATTACGAATCGTGGTTCCGGCCGACACACCCAGGCACCGAGGATGGCTCGTGGTGGGACCTTCATCCGGGTACCAGCTGGATGGACCTCCCCCACACTCAGGGTGCGCTGACCTCACCTGGCCACCCCGGGGCGCTTCAGGCTGGCTTGGGGGGCTACGTCGGAGATCACCAGCTTTGTGCCCCGCCGCCCCACCCACACCCGCACCACCTCCTCCCAGCCGCCGGAGGGCAGCACCTCCTCGGGCCTCCCGACGGGGCGAAGGGCTTGGAAGGGGCCGCCCCAGAATCCCAGGGGCTGGATACTAGCCTGGATGGGGCGGCCCGGCCCAAAAGCTCGCGGCGGTCAGTGCCCCGCAGCTCAGGCCAGACCGTCTGCCGCTGCCCCAACTGCCTGGAGGCGGAGCGACTGGGGGCTCCGTGCGGGCCCGATGGGGGCAAGAAGAAGCATTTGCACAACTGCCACATCCCGGGCTGTGGGAAAGCCTACGCCAAGACGTCGCACCTGAAGGCGCACCTGCGCTGGCACAGCGGCGACCGTCCCTTCGTGTGCAACTGGCTCTTCTGCGGCAAGCGCTTCACGCGCTCCGACGAGCTGCAGCGCCACCTCCAGACCCACACCGGCACCAAGAAGTTCCCCTGCGCAGTCTGCAGCCGGGTCTTCATGCGCAGCGACCACCTGGCCAAACATATGAAAACCCACGAGGGCGCCAAAGAGGAGGCTGCCGGGGCGGCGGGAGAGGGCAAGGCCGGCGCAGCGGAGGCCCCCGGGGGCAAAGGCAAACGCGAGGCCGAGGGCAGCGCGGCTCCCTCCAACTGA
- the LRRC46 gene encoding leucine-rich repeat-containing protein 46, whose protein sequence is MPGAKLAQSPEEGGVCITEALITKRNLAFPEDEELSEKMFHTLAELQTVRLDREGITTIRNLEGLQNLHSLYLQGNKIERIENLACVPSLCFLSLAGNRIKQVENLHDLPHLQLLDLSENLIETLKLDEFPESLLILNLTGNSCTNQDGYRKLVTEALPLLLDMDGQPVAERWTSDEEDKASSDEDEEFPELRGPFCSERGFLKELEQEMSRHQERRQQTALLEHLLRVETWPALTDLPLLPGAPMAGDSSPSVTPRQGKETSPEPASLPQASSATKKPCPLASRSQQSTMQARKGARAAAAPKASLAGAPSTTKTVTKRVKK, encoded by the exons ATGCCTGGAG CTAAGCTTGCCCAGAGTCCAGAGGAAGGCGGCGTGTGCATTACTGAAGCCCTTATCACCAAGCGGAACTTGGCCTTCCCTGAGGATGAGGAGCTGTCAGAGAAGAT GTTCCACACGCTTGCTGAACTGCAGACTGTCCGCCTGGACCGTGAGGGAATTACCACTATCAGGAACCTAGAGGGCCTCCAGAATCTTCACAGCCTCTATCTGCAAGGG AATAAGATCGAGCGAATTGAGAACCTGGCCTGCGTCCCCTCCTTGTG CTTCCTGTCTCTGGCAGGAAACCGAATCAAGCAGGTGGAAAACCTCCATGACCTCCCACACCTCCAACTTCTGGACCTTTCTGAGAACCTGATAGAAACACTGAAGCTGG ATGAATTCCCTGAAAGCCTTCTCATCCTCAACCTGACTGGAAACAGCTGCACCAACCAGGATGGCTACAG GAAGCTGGTGACAGAAGCCCTGCCACTGCTCCTAGACATGGACGGCCAGCCTGTGGCAGAGCGCTGGACCTCAGACGAGGAGGATAAAGCCTCAAGCGATGAGGATGAGGAATTCCCAGAGCTGAGAGGCCCATTCTGCTCAGAGCGAG GCTTCCTCAAGGAGCTGGAGCAGGAGATGAGCAGACACCAGGAGCGCAGGCAGCAGACAGCCCTGCTGGAGCACCTGCTGAGGGTGGAGACGTGGCCCGCCCTCACCGACCTCCCCCTGCTGCCAGGGGCGCCCATGGCTGGGGACAGCAGCCCTTCCGTCACTCCCAGGCAAGGGAAGGAGACATCCCCGGAGCCCGCCTCCTTGCCACAAGCCTCCTCTGCCACCAAGAAACCATGCCCTCTGGCTTCCAGGAGCCAGCAAAGCACTATGCAGGCAAGGAAGGGGGCCAGAGCAGCCGCAGCCCCCAAGGCCTCTCTGGCTGGGGCCCCCAGCACGACCAAAACTGTGACCAAAAGAGTCAAGAAGTGA
- the SCRN2 gene encoding secernin-2 isoform X1 encodes MASWSPDTPRSCDCFVSVPPASAIPAVIFAKNSDRPRDEVQEVVFVPAGTHAPGSRLQCTYIEVEQVSKTHAVVLSRPSWLWGAEMGANEHGVCIGNEAVWTKEPVGEGEALLGMDLLRLALERGSSAQEALHVITGLLERYGQGGSCREDPTPFCYHNTFLLADRTEAWVLETAGRLWAAQRIQEGARNISNQLSIGTDISAEHPELRPHAQAQGWWVGQGAFDFAQVFSLSQQPVRMEAAKARFRAGRELLQQWQGGITAEVMMGILRNKESGICMDSGGFRTTASMVSVLPQDPTQPCVHFLTATPDPSRSVFKPFIFGEGVAQAPQVLSPTFGAQDPVQTRPRFQTQVDRRHALYRGHQVALGLMESEQDRGQQLWQKQRDLEQEGLVAVQGLLAGQGAPPPHELSGLFQAFVEKESRAYA; translated from the exons atGGCGTCGTGGAGCCCTGACACCCCCCGTTCCTGCGACTGCTTTGTCTCGGTGCCCCCGGCCTCGGCCATCCCAGCCGTGATCTTTGCCAAGAACTCTGACCGGCCCCGGGATGAGGTGCAGGAGGTGGTGTTTGTACCGGCAGGCACTCACGCCCCTGGGAGCCGCCTCCAG TGCACCTACATTGAGGTGGAACAGGTGTCAAAGACCCATGCTGTGGTCCTGAGCCGCCCCTCTTGGCTATGGGGGGCTGAGATGGGTGCCAATGAGCACGGTGTCTGCATTGGCAACGAGGCGGTGTGGACCAAGGAGCCAGTTGGGGAAGGCGAAGCCCTGCTGGGCATGGATCTACTCAG GCTGGCTTTAGAACGGGGCAGTTCAGCCCAGGAGGCCTTGCACGTGATTACAGGCTTGCTGGAGCGCTATGGGCAGGGGGGCAGCTGCCGGGAGGACCCCACACCATTCTGCTACCACAACACCTTCCTGCTAGCTGACCGGACTGAGGCATGGGTGCTGGAGACGGCGGGGAGGCTGTGGGCTGCGCAGAGGATCCAGG AGGGGGCCCGTAACATCTCCAACCAGCTGAGCATCGGCACGGACATCTCGGCAGAACACCCTGAGCTCCGGCCCCATGCCCAGGCCCAAGGCTGGTGGGTTGGGCAGGGCGCCTTTGACTTTGCCCAGGTCTTCTCCCTGAGCCAGCAGCCTGTGCGCATGGAGGCTGCCAAGGCCCGCTTCCGGGCCGGGCGGGAGCTGCTGCAGCAATGGCAAG GGGGCATCACGGCAGAGGTGATGATGGGCATCCTCAGGAATAAGGAGAGTGGCATCTGTATGGACTCTGGAGGCTTCCGCACCACGGCCAGCATGGTGTCCGTGCTGCCCCAGGACCCCACACAGCCCTGCGTCCACTTCCTCACTGCCACACCAGACCCATCCCG GTCAGTGTTCAAACCTTTCATCTTCGGTGAGGGGGTGGCCCAGGCCCCTCAGGTGCTGTCCCCCACTTTTGGAGCACAGGACCCTGTTCAGACCCGGCCTCGATTCCAGACTCAGGTGGATCGCCGGCACGCCCTCTACCGCGGACACCAGGTGGCCCTGGGGCTGATGGAGAGTGAGCAG GATCGGGGGCAGCAGCTCTGGCAGAAGCAGCGGGATCTGGAGCAGGAAGGCCTGGTGGCTGTGCAGGGGCTGCTGGCCGGGCAgggggccccccccccccacgagcTCAGCGGCCTCTTCCAGGCCTTTGTGGAGAAGGAGAGCCGGGCGTATGCCTGA
- the MRPL10 gene encoding 39S ribosomal protein L10, mitochondrial: MAAAVAGVLRGGLLPQAGRLPTCQIVRYGSKAVTRHRRVMHFERQKLMAVTEYIPPKPTIDPRCLPPPPSPPQEETGLVRLLRREIAAVFRDNRMIAVCQNVALSAEDKLLMRHRLRKHKILVKVFPNQILKPFLEDSKYQSLLPLFVGHNLLLVSEEPKVKEMVRILKSVPFLPLLGGCIDDTILSRQGFINYSKLPSLALVQGELVGGLTLLTAHTHSLLQHQPLQLTALLDQYIRQQHEGDPVVPASGQPDLPGPVPDS; encoded by the exons ATGGCCGCGGCCGTGGCTGGGGTGCTGCGAGGGGGTCTCCTGCCCCAGGCGG GCCGGCTGCCCACCTGCCAGATTGTCCGCTATGGCTCCAAGGCCGTTACCCGCCACCGTCGTGTGATGCACTTTGAGCGGCAGAAGCTGATGGCTGTGACTGAGTATATCCCCCCTAAACCAACTATTGACCCAAGATGCCTgccgccccctcccagccccccccAGGAG GAGACAGGCCTCGTCCGGCTCCTCCGTCGGGAGATAGCAGCGGTTTTCCGAGACAACAGAATGATAGCTGTCTGCCAGAATGTGGCTCTGAGTGCGGAGGACAAGCTTCTCATGCGGCACCGGTTGCGGAAGCACAAGATCTTGGTGAAGGTCTTCCCCAACCAG ATCCTAAAGCCCTTCCTGGAAGATTCCAAGTACCAAAGTTTGCTGCCCCTTTTTGTGGGGCACAACCTGCTCCTGGTCAGTGAAGAGCCCAAGGTCAAGGAGATGGTGCGAATCTTGAAGAGTGTGCCTTTCCTGCCGCTGCTGG GTGGCTGCATCGATGACACCATCCTCAGCAGGCAAGGCTTCATCAACTACTCCAAgctccccagcctggccctggtGCAGGGGGAGCTGGTAGGAGGGCTGACCCTCCTCACTGCCCACACCCACTCCCTGCTTCAGCACCAGCCCCTCCAGCTGACTGCCCTGCTGGATCAGTACATCAGGCAGCAACACGAGGGGGACCCCGTCGTGCCAGCCAGTGGACAGCCGGATCTTCCTGGTCCTGTCCCGGACTCATAG
- the SCRN2 gene encoding secernin-2 isoform X2: protein MGANEHGVCIGNEAVWTKEPVGEGEALLGMDLLRLALERGSSAQEALHVITGLLERYGQGGSCREDPTPFCYHNTFLLADRTEAWVLETAGRLWAAQRIQEGARNISNQLSIGTDISAEHPELRPHAQAQGWWVGQGAFDFAQVFSLSQQPVRMEAAKARFRAGRELLQQWQGGITAEVMMGILRNKESGICMDSGGFRTTASMVSVLPQDPTQPCVHFLTATPDPSRSVFKPFIFGEGVAQAPQVLSPTFGAQDPVQTRPRFQTQVDRRHALYRGHQVALGLMESEQDRGQQLWQKQRDLEQEGLVAVQGLLAGQGAPPPHELSGLFQAFVEKESRAYA, encoded by the exons ATGGGTGCCAATGAGCACGGTGTCTGCATTGGCAACGAGGCGGTGTGGACCAAGGAGCCAGTTGGGGAAGGCGAAGCCCTGCTGGGCATGGATCTACTCAG GCTGGCTTTAGAACGGGGCAGTTCAGCCCAGGAGGCCTTGCACGTGATTACAGGCTTGCTGGAGCGCTATGGGCAGGGGGGCAGCTGCCGGGAGGACCCCACACCATTCTGCTACCACAACACCTTCCTGCTAGCTGACCGGACTGAGGCATGGGTGCTGGAGACGGCGGGGAGGCTGTGGGCTGCGCAGAGGATCCAGG AGGGGGCCCGTAACATCTCCAACCAGCTGAGCATCGGCACGGACATCTCGGCAGAACACCCTGAGCTCCGGCCCCATGCCCAGGCCCAAGGCTGGTGGGTTGGGCAGGGCGCCTTTGACTTTGCCCAGGTCTTCTCCCTGAGCCAGCAGCCTGTGCGCATGGAGGCTGCCAAGGCCCGCTTCCGGGCCGGGCGGGAGCTGCTGCAGCAATGGCAAG GGGGCATCACGGCAGAGGTGATGATGGGCATCCTCAGGAATAAGGAGAGTGGCATCTGTATGGACTCTGGAGGCTTCCGCACCACGGCCAGCATGGTGTCCGTGCTGCCCCAGGACCCCACACAGCCCTGCGTCCACTTCCTCACTGCCACACCAGACCCATCCCG GTCAGTGTTCAAACCTTTCATCTTCGGTGAGGGGGTGGCCCAGGCCCCTCAGGTGCTGTCCCCCACTTTTGGAGCACAGGACCCTGTTCAGACCCGGCCTCGATTCCAGACTCAGGTGGATCGCCGGCACGCCCTCTACCGCGGACACCAGGTGGCCCTGGGGCTGATGGAGAGTGAGCAG GATCGGGGGCAGCAGCTCTGGCAGAAGCAGCGGGATCTGGAGCAGGAAGGCCTGGTGGCTGTGCAGGGGCTGCTGGCCGGGCAgggggccccccccccccacgagcTCAGCGGCCTCTTCCAGGCCTTTGTGGAGAAGGAGAGCCGGGCGTATGCCTGA